The window GCCTGTGATTGTGACAGGATGTCTTTGCTTTCCATATTATTTTTGCCTATTTGTCAATGCTGGTACGAAGCCTGTCTGTGCTGTTTTCATCCctttgcaaacatttctttcaataaatctcagaaaatcagttttgttttaattctcagtttatttttccacaacaCTTTGATCATCTGAATATTTTGTAAGTGTGGTTTTAGTAACAGCCAGTgctgagcagctgctggacAGTGTTTTGCTTATTTGTGGCATTgagttctctctttttctcatgtgTACTTTCAAaaatttgaacatctgaaactGCTCAGCACTAATAAAGAGTGACACCAAGCTACACCTgacacaaacatcagcaaaagtGCTGCTTACACAtcaacatcagcaaaaaaaaattctacataCAGTATGTAAAACTATGAAAAAGTCTATGAATGTCCTGGCAATTCCTGAGCCATTTCAGCATCCACCTTTAAATCAGCTCCCTTACAACTCAAACTTTACAGCTTCCTGCTGTAATGATGAAGACGAGTTGGAAACACTTATAACTCAACAATGTGCGACTCACAGACTGCACATTGGAACTCATTGGAGATGGAAGTCAATGCTGAGTGTCTAACAGCACAATTTGGTTAGTGTTTACATATTTTTCTGAAAGCAGGCTCAGTTGGGGGCAACTATCTGCTGCAATGAACAACCTAGACAGGaagttaaaatctcccaattcttttaatctttgggctgaaggaaggacaatactcggtgtataaatgctcaatcaacaattatttatttccatacaattcaataCTTTATGAGCATAAACCATCCGGATGGGGAGACAtgcatgcagagggtcacagcaaatctcaaaaTGGTGGAGGGTTATTCAGCCTCTTATAGCCTCTACTGgtccccacctagtcgtaaaaccctaaacattcacattctttctctcttacggtGCCTAAGTGGCggccttggctccctgttttatctcctcctgatgagatggggcagaaaacctctccggtatgttctgttctcttctaatcagacaaataaggccatgactctctgaaaacggtatttcttataactccgcagtataatgcatcataaaacaatatcattcattcacaataaatcagcagtctaatgtaatacaaatcagtttaataaatggaaggaaatggaggagctagagtcccaaacaaaacacacaggggAGCAGAGTCCGAAACATAGTTCAGGTGGCCGGCCTGGGGGCCGATAGCACAGAAGGCCAGGCTGAGACAGTTCGGGAGGCCGTCCACGaagaaggcagtggcggcgacAACCTCGTTCAGGAGGACGCCCACAACGGGATGATGACCAGCCAACGGCCGAGAAAACGGCCGGTGATGATGATGCGGTAGACGCGGACCGGATGGCGGCGTGCCAACAGCAGAACCAGGCAAGGATGAGGAGAAGGATgaggctgaagctgctgctgaagaaAAACCAGGCGAGGCTGGAGCTGATacagaggccgggccaggcgaagctgaagctgacgcagaggccgggccaggcgaggatgatgatgatgaagcagaGGCTGGGCCAcgcgaggatgatgatgatgaagcagaGGCCAGGCCaggcgaggatgatgatgatgaagctgctgctgctgcaggcgaggatggtgatgatgaagctgctgcagcagaCGAGAAtgcagacacggaggctggaccaggcgagggcgaagacacggaggctggaccaggcgaggaagaagacacggaggctggaccaggcgagggcgaagacacggaggctggaccagacgagggcgaagacacagaggctggaccaggcgaggaagaagacacggaggctggaccaggggaggaagaagacacggaggctggaccaggcgcggatgcagacacggaggctggaccagacgaggatgtGCTgtaggcggcggcgtggaagccggagacggaggcgctgcaggcggcggcgtgggagccgcaggtggtggcactgcaggcgatGGTGATAGCTGGATGGGCACCTCGGTCCCCCAGCGAAAGCAGCAGGCTGAAGCGGTTTCTGAGACCCCTCAGCGGAAGCTGCTGATGACGGCgcaggctggacgggctcctcggtccCCCCAGCAAAAACAGGCTCAAAACCAGTAGGCATGGGCGCCCctggcacacacaaaacaaaaccagcaggcTCGTGGGCCTCTGGCACACATAAAGAGGGCTGCAGCTGCGCAGAGCACTGACCCTGCTCAGGCAGTGACAGCCGGGTGCAGTCCCTAGCTGGCatcttggcctccaggggtccagagttaGCTGAGGGTTGTaacccagcctctggggaagccctggagtGAGTAGCAGTCTCTAATGTTGCCAGCTTTTGAGGAACAGAGTTTATAAATAACTCTCCTTGTAAACAACAAGGAGGACAGATAAAGATGCCACCAGGCACTTCCAGATTCTCAAAGTCACAGTCTCTGatggtgcacacacacaaacacaccacataGGAGGGTGAGAGGGGTCGGGGGTCAATCCTGAGGGTCCAGCAGCAcaattttgttactttttacacatttttttgtctcttccattgtcctcatcatcatcatcccgttttctcttcttctgtccTGCTTCTGTGTCAGCTGAAGTAGAGGGTGATGACACCGtgtcttcattttcattatCCTCACTTTCGGAGGTGGTGTCTGACGGTTCGTTGCCTGAGTTGAGGCTCCTCAATCGCTTCCTGTTCATCTCGTTACTGTCGCCATTATTATTTTCCTCTCTTTGGCGCCTCCTGGAGCCAAAGAGATCGCTTTCATCAGCTCCCTCTCTTGGAGGGCTCCCGGATTCCTGAGGTTCTGGGATGACAGGTATTAACTCTGGGACCTCATCCTCAGATTCGCTTTCAAGGTCGCTTTCATTTTCAGCGCCAGAATCAATGTCACTTTCCCAGACCCACCacatgtcatcagcaaactgatCTTCTTCCCGGGGCAGATTAATGTCCACATTTACTGCCGGTAGATAAAGACCTTGATGGTCCCAGTGATCTTCAGCTAAACCGGCCAGGTTGTTTTCCATGTCAGCTGCTGGAACAGGTAGTGCTTCATTGTCCCAGGGACCTTCTGCTCCTACTGCTGGATTTAATCCTATGCCAGCTGCTTGCAGAGCTAGGTCCACTCGTGCAATATCATCAATATTTCCAAGCCCCAGAGTATTATAAAAAATTTCAATCGCAGTTTCCAGGCTGAACTCATTGAACAACCCACGCATGATAGTATCCCGGAGCAAACTCATCTCTGGACCTACTGCAGCGTAATGTTCAAAGCGCTCCACTAAATGGAGCAGCGGGCGAAATCTTAGCTGCACATCTAGAAACagagaaatattttatatttaacactCATGATGAGAGAACAGTCCACAAATTCCAGTTATGCAATATTGGTGCACCTGAAAACTAAGTGCTAAAAACTACATAGGTGAGGTTACTATTGCATGCACTGCAGTTGTGATGAACTTATTAGCTTTGAATATCACCTTTTCCTCAGGCCACAGTCACTATTATAAAATACTACAAAACTGCTTAATTTTCATAAAGATCATAAggttatttctttcattttacaaaACAATTCAATCTCAAATTTAAGCTGAAAATAGCATGCAGCACCAGCATTTAAATAAGCCCGTGAAACATCCCTGCTTAGACAAAAACATGTATATTCTCCAATCCCCCATAGGCGGTCAGGAAACAGTTGATGTACCGGGAGAAACACCGCACCAAACGGAGGTATCTAGACTGTGTGACCGAGGCCTTTACGAGCATGTGTTGTAACAAACTGTCAGATAATACATCAGAAAATTGAAATGAGATGTTCTTACTTTGGTTAGCGCCGTTGATCTCACCGTCTCCGCTATccattttaaaaatggtttaaatccactgGACTGGAGGAAAGTGATCAGTAAGCTGCAAACTTAAACTGGCTGTTTACAATTTTGACTATCgttaaaatagctgaaaagtttaaaaacgtTTTCTGCTGTAGCTGAGAGACAGTAATCTGTGCTGCAAGAAACGctgctaaatgtttttttttacagagcgTAGTCATGGATACACGGGGTTCTCACGCTGATTCGTGAAGTCATACGTCGGATTCCAATGTGACGTCATGCTGCGAACGtggatatatatctatatatctatatatatatatatatatatatatatatatatatatatgtgtgtgtgtgttggccaTGCAGTGGTTGGAGGAGTTAAAAAACTTGGAAATGGCATTAGGAATATATTAAAATTGCCTTTTAACTTGTGATTCATGCATTGAATGACTGTCAGGTTAGTCTTGATCATTTCAAAGTATGACTGCCCCTCTGTATCATTGTACCattgttttacacttttttaaaatagtttttagaGTTTTCTGCATATCAAGACTTCCAAGTATGATGTCACAGATAGCAACAAGTTCAAAAGTCGTAATATTTTGGGGATGTTATCTGAGGTTATTGTAAAATTTGTCAATCTGCTTTCTGAAGGTTTCaagctttctcttttttttcatttccagctagctgttttcacacaggaGATCCTGTGGACATATTGAATTTCCTTTTTATGTTATCTTAGTGACTTATTAGTTGAAGTAGAGTTCATACTGTGGGCTTTTGGGACATTCACAGCATTCAGTCATTATTATAGTTAGAGATATCTgtatgtaagtaagtaagtaaaatgtatttatatagcgcgtTTCACAGatacaaaatcacaaagtgctttacaacacaggaaatggaaatataaaacaatataacagtaaataaaacagcaaataaaacaaagtaaaactataaaactataaaaacagcatgagaggaaattaatcaaatgcttttctaaataaaaatgtcttcagctgttttttaaaagaatcaatgGAGTCCGTGCAGCGTAGAGACAGTGGAAGAGAATTCCACAACCGTGGTGCCACAGTCTGAAAGGCCCGATCACCACGAGTTTTAAAACGAGTGCGCGGTACCACCAGCAGTCTCTGATCTAATGACCTTAAAGCCCAAGAAGATGAATGTGGTTTCAGCAGGTCAGATAAATATTGAGGAGCTTGACCATGTAGGGCCCTAAAGGTTAGAACAAAAATTATAAATGACATATGTATGTATCTTTGTAACTTCTCTGTTGGCAatgatgtttttatgtgtgtgagatttacttttcttcactttcttgGTGAATGAATCCATCTGTGTTCCAACTTTTACCTTCCCCTTGACTGAGTTGTTTGCGTTGCCTTTTGCCTTCACATGTATGACTCGCAGCCTGACAACAAACTTAGATTTGTGAACTTTGTGTCATGACCTCTAGAACTGTAAGTATTGGGCCTTCTTTTTCTAACCTAGAAGtccctttaaaataaatttgtgaGTCACTGTCATAATTCAAATGAGTGTTGTTCTTGCTTTCTCAGTGTCGCTGGTTAACtttataattttttaatgtaaatctgcaaaatacaaaatataagatTACAGGTTGAATAGTAGTATCTTAGCTTCTCACAGTTATTTATCTAGTACTGCATCACATTCTGATCAAATTACTGCCACAAGCTAAATGTCCACATTCTCACCTGTAGATTTTAAAGATCTAGAAGAAATTAagcatcagttaaagtcttgcactgtggtcgcaaattttggagccattctgataaccttctcccaccaacgatgtggagatccaaatccaattaaaaccaagacactcaaaaagatgctctgtaaaagagtagaattcttggaacagagtttaatacactgaatcatatgaacagcaggaaaaatacatacagacatttagcaagaaaattacaaagcagaaagcaagcaaagcaaaaccccggggtgtacagccttaagcacagacagtagAGCAACACGgagacggacaggtagcagcagcaggaggaaaagagccctgggggcgtcctctggtcccctaatatagggaccagtgtcaccgccccctgctgctgggtaacttttcccacacgcccagcacagctgctggggtcaggtagcggccaaggtcttggccaaaggccagtcaggactctgagtacccccgctctggcttatcacaataggtcatgacacggtcaaaggtcacacattaatcctaattattaaatcttattcagcaagtggcacaatcttataacatataatacataggttacatgcttaaaaacacttcagtttgggttcaaagtgtgtgtgtgtgtgtgtgtgctttgtatgatattttatcgttatgtgttcaggatctctgttacaatgttactgttttggttgtgctgcattaaagatgttaaattaattaattattaagtagattattcaagagaactctccccctacattaactgccctgttacagtaccaacttaataaacctcggtgaagcaaaaatgtcttgtgcttaagactctacatgaaagttaaaatatatatgttcagtgcgcacagatatatagtgtatatagttacatagttatacatatcaaacaaaaatccaccacattcCCCCTGTGGTACCTGGAGGTACAACCTAAAAAGACCCCATAactaaagaagaacaaaaattgTGAAAACTAATGCGTGCGCTGTTTTTTTGCtaacatattttaaagcaaGCTCTAAATAGAACATAA is drawn from Oreochromis niloticus isolate F11D_XX unplaced genomic scaffold, O_niloticus_UMD_NMBU tig00007882_pilon, whole genome shotgun sequence and contains these coding sequences:
- the LOC109201004 gene encoding uncharacterized protein LOC109201004, whose translation is MDSGDGEINGANQNVQLRFRPLLHLVERFEHYAAVGPEMSLLRDTIMRGLFNEFSLETAIEIFYNTLGLGNIDDIARVDLALQAAGIGLNPAVGAEGPWDNEALPVPAADMENNLAGLAEDHWDHQGLYLPAVNVDINLPREEDQFADDMWWVWESDIDSGAENESDLESESEDEVPELIPVIPEPQESGSPPREGADESDLFGSRRRQREENNNGDSNEMNRKRLRSLNSGNEPSDTTSESEDNENEDTVSSPSTSADTEAGQKKRKRDDDDEDNGRDKKMCKK